In a genomic window of Arcticibacter tournemirensis:
- a CDS encoding helix-turn-helix domain-containing protein — protein MEATTLKYTVIKDKSQYDQYCRQLEELLEGEQNEAVQDEIDLLTLLIEKFDEAHNTFTESDPIALLRSFMADRDLKSQHLVEILGVSKGYVSDILNYKKGLSKEVIRKLADYFKVRQEAFNRHYKLIPSTDTYTGNLGVANTAK, from the coding sequence ATGGAAGCGACAACTTTAAAATATACGGTTATAAAGGATAAGAGCCAGTACGATCAATACTGCAGGCAATTGGAGGAGCTGCTGGAGGGTGAGCAGAATGAAGCGGTACAGGATGAAATTGATCTGCTGACGTTGCTAATAGAGAAATTTGATGAGGCGCATAACACCTTTACGGAGAGCGACCCTATTGCTTTGCTGCGTTCTTTTATGGCAGACCGTGACTTAAAATCACAGCATTTGGTTGAAATTCTCGGGGTCAGTAAAGGATACGTTTCTGATATACTGAACTATAAAAAGGGGTTGTCTAAAGAAGTGATCAGAAAATTGGCTGATTACTTTAAAGTAAGACAGGAGGCGTTTAACAGGCATTACAAATTAATCCCTTCTACCGATACTTATACTGGAAATCTTGGCGTCGCAAATACTGCTAAGTGA
- a CDS encoding type II toxin-antitoxin system HigB family toxin produces the protein MRVHLIKKNTLERFAQLHPRSRTSLNDWIEKLKFADWEEPGDMKYTYNTADLLGKGSSRVVFDIGGNNYRMICKYVFGARQAHLFVCWMGTHAEYDKICKQGEQYTVNLY, from the coding sequence ATGAGGGTTCATCTGATAAAAAAGAATACGTTAGAGCGTTTTGCGCAACTTCATCCCAGGAGCAGGACTTCACTGAACGACTGGATTGAAAAGCTAAAGTTCGCCGACTGGGAAGAGCCAGGCGATATGAAATACACTTATAATACCGCTGACCTTTTAGGTAAAGGCAGCAGCAGAGTAGTTTTTGATATTGGTGGTAACAACTACAGGATGATTTGCAAATACGTATTCGGTGCAAGGCAGGCTCACCTCTTTGTATGCTGGATGGGTACGCATGCGGAATATGATAAGATTTGTAAACAGGGAGAACAGTACACCGTTAATCTTTATTAA